A window from Mycobacterium botniense encodes these proteins:
- a CDS encoding exosporium protein produces the protein MGVGMGCWWGTGGLLLGNGGEGWGDAVTAGEAGGAGGAGGSAVLFGNGGAGGAGGAGAAGATGTTGTTGTEGAAGVLGTNDGAGGAGGTGGDGGVGGAGGAGGAGGAGGAAGSFIGDGGAGGAGGAGGDGGAGGVGGTGGAGGAGAAGTSSAAAGNGGTGGGAGDGGTGGVGGAGGAGGDGGVGGIFGYTGAGGDGGAGGTGGIGGDGGVGGTGGVGGANSLLVSGTGGTGGDGGAGGNAGAGGAGGEGGAAGTGSVNGTAGTNGASGIEGNGGMGGTGGAGGTNGAAGVSGALGSGGTGGNGGTGGEGYVGGTGGTGGAGGANSATLATGGTGGNGGTGGAGTETAGTGGTGGAGGATSADATTGGTGGDGGTGAAGAAGQVGGAGGTGGAGGDATGTAGIGGNGGTGGTGGVGGTGTTLGADGGAGGQGGMGGTGTATGGTGGTGGTGGAGGNATESSGIGGTGGTGGTGGTGGTGDGVAGTAGSAGQPGVTPTDATGGAGGAGGAGGAGGS, from the coding sequence ATGGGGGTGGGGATGGGGTGCTGGTGGGGCACCGGTGGGTTGCTGCTGGGCAATGGTGGTGAGGGGTGGGGGGACGCTGTCACCGCGGGTGAGGCCGGCGGGGCCGGTGGTGCGGGTGGTTCGGCGGTGTTGTTCGGTAACGGCGGCGCCGGTGGCGCCGGTGGGGCCGGAGCGGCCGGGGCGACCGGCACCACGGGCACAACCGGCACGGAGGGCGCGGCCGGTGTGTTGGGCACCAATGACGGTGCGGGCGGCGCCGGTGGGACCGGCGGTGACGGCGGGGTCGGTGGCGCCGGTGGCGCCGGTGGGGCCGGTGGCGCCGGCGGGGCTGCGGGCTCGTTTATCGGTGATGGCGGTGCCGGTGGCGCCGGTGGGGCCGGTGGTGATGGCGGTGCCGGTGGTGTCGGTGGCACCGGTGGTGCCGGCGGGGCCGGGGCTGCCGGCACCAGCTCGGCTGCTGCGGGTAACGGCGGCACCGGTGGTGGCGCCGGTGATGGTGGCACCGGTGGTGTCGGTGGGGCCGGTGGTGCCGGCGGCGATGGTGGTGTCGGCGGCATCTTTGGTTACACCGGGGCCGGTGGTGACGGTGGCGCCGGCGGGACCGGCGGTATCGGCGGTGACGGTGGTGTCGGTGGCACCGGTGGAGTCGGTGGCGCCAACTCGCTGCTGGTGTCTGGTACCGGCGGGACCGGTGGTGATGGCGGCGCCGGTGGTAACGCCGGGGCCGGTGGCGCCGGTGGTGAAGGCGGGGCCGCGGGCACCGGGAGCGTTAATGGCACGGCCGGGACCAACGGCGCCAGCGGTATCGAAGGGAACGGCGGTATGGGTGGCACCGGTGGGGCCGGTGGCACCAATGGTGCGGCGGGTGTGAGCGGTGCGCTTGGCTCCGGCGGCACCGGCGGTAACGGTGGTACCGGTGGTGAGGGTTATGTCGGCGGCACCGGCGGTACCGGTGGGGCCGGTGGCGCGAACTCGGCCACGCTTGCCACCGGAGGCACCGGCGGTAACGGTGGTACCGGTGGGGCCGGCACCGAGACCGCGGGTACCGGTGGTACCGGTGGCGCCGGTGGTGCCACTAGCGCTGACGCCACCACCGGTGGGACCGGCGGTGACGGCGGTACGGGTGCGGCCGGTGCGGCTGGTCAGGTCGGCGGCGCCGGTGGTACCGGCGGGGCCGGCGGTGACGCGACAGGCACCGCTGGTATCGGCGGTAACGGTGGCACCGGCGGCACCGGCGGTGTCGGTGGGACCGGCACCACGCTCGGCGCCGATGGTGGCGCGGGCGGTCAAGGTGGTATGGGTGGCACCGGTACCGCAACCGGCGGCACCGGTGGTACGGGCGGTACCGGCGGGGCTGGTGGTAACGCCACCGAGTCCAGCGGTATCGGCGGCACCGGCGGCACGGGTGGCACCGGGGGCACCGGAGGAACCGGTGACGGTGTGGCCGGGACGGCCGGCTCGGCTGGTCAGCCCGGTGTGACACCCACCGACGCCACCGGCGGGGCCGGTGGGGCCGGCGGCGCCGGCGGGGCCGGCGGCAGCTAG
- a CDS encoding PE family protein produces MAGGSRSRRQRRQAGGDARRRRVVVRGFGVGAAAAGLVVAAGATAPGARADIVDVIIDPIIDPMMSALSAGMSDLGGAAAALGVGGLADVGSATSVSVDPLGGVDAALVGVVQDLNNVVNGVAQDWITSPIGGPVDEVINTPFVLVFGRDLIGNGINDFTGTNDSLLGSSGLFGNLGDGGFLIGNGGTGATGVIGVDGGAGGIGGSAGLIGDGGAGGAGVDGGAGGAGGTGGWLLGNGGEGGAGGAGVNGGAGGAGGLGGDAELLGNGGAGGAGGAGAAGVPGQTGADGLPGAPGGAGGTGGIGGDGGAGGDGGTGGIGGFLIGDGGNGGAGGAGGAGGIGGTGGMGGPGAAGADGGTTAVGGTGSSGGVGGDGGAGGAGGNGGAGGAGGASLLFGQTGAGGDGGAGGAGGTGGDGGMGGTGGAGGTGTAAGTGGEGGDGGNAGAGGAGGEGGAAGIGSHDGSVGANGASGTAGNGGMGGTGGTGAAATVGELSAGTGGSGGAGGEGVVGGTGGTGGVGGANATIGGTGGTGGAGGTGGAGTVTAGSGGTGGAGGEATGSLGIGGTGGTGGTGAAGAAGQVGGAGGTGGAGGDATTVTGTASIGGTGGTGGTGGVGGTGTTHGADGGMGGQGGMGGTGGIGGTGGTGGTGGAGGNATESSGIGGTGGTGGTGGTGGTGDGVAGTAGSPGAHGATPAGPTGGAGGAGGAGGTGGS; encoded by the coding sequence ATGGCTGGTGGTTCGCGGAGTCGGCGGCAGCGGCGTCAGGCGGGTGGGGATGCTCGTCGGCGGCGGGTGGTGGTGCGCGGTTTTGGTGTGGGTGCGGCGGCTGCGGGGTTGGTGGTGGCCGCGGGTGCTACCGCGCCGGGGGCGCGGGCCGACATTGTGGATGTGATCATCGATCCCATTATTGATCCGATGATGAGCGCGCTGAGTGCGGGGATGAGTGATCTGGGTGGGGCCGCCGCGGCGCTGGGTGTCGGGGGGCTGGCTGATGTGGGGTCGGCCACGTCGGTGTCGGTTGATCCGCTGGGCGGAGTGGATGCGGCGCTGGTGGGGGTGGTGCAAGACCTCAACAACGTGGTGAACGGGGTGGCCCAGGATTGGATCACCAGCCCGATCGGGGGGCCGGTTGATGAGGTGATCAACACCCCGTTTGTGTTGGTGTTTGGCCGGGATTTGATTGGTAACGGGATCAATGATTTCACCGGGACTAATGATTCGCTGTTGGGTAGCTCGGGGTTGTTCGGCAATCTGGGGGATGGCGGGTTTTTGATCGGTAACGGCGGCACCGGGGCCACGGGGGTGATCGGGGTTGATGGGGGTGCCGGCGGGATTGGGGGGTCGGCCGGGCTGATCGGTGATGGGGGCGCCGGCGGTGCCGGGGTTGATGGGGGTGCTGGTGGTGCGGGGGGCACCGGTGGGTGGCTGCTGGGCAATGGTGGTGAGGGGGGTGCTGGTGGGGCCGGAGTCAACGGTGGCGCCGGCGGGGCCGGGGGCCTAGGCGGGGATGCCGAGTTATTAGGCAACGGGGGCGCTGGCGGAGCTGGCGGGGCTGGAGCAGCGGGTGTGCCCGGTCAGACCGGCGCTGACGGCCTACCGGGCGCTCCAGGCGGCGCTGGCGGCACCGGTGGAATTGGAGGTGACGGCGGCGCCGGCGGAGACGGCGGCACCGGCGGTATCGGCGGATTTCTGATCGGCGACGGCGGCAACGGGGGCGCGGGCGGCGCCGGTGGCGCCGGCGGTATCGGCGGCACCGGTGGTATGGGGGGCCCGGGCGCGGCCGGGGCTGATGGTGGCACCACCGCGGTCGGCGGCACCGGTAGCAGCGGGGGTGTCGGTGGTGATGGCGGAGCCGGCGGCGCCGGCGGTAATGGCGGCGCTGGTGGTGCAGGCGGAGCCAGTTTGTTATTTGGGCAGACCGGGGCCGGTGGTGACGGTGGAGCTGGTGGCGCCGGCGGCACGGGCGGTGACGGTGGCATGGGTGGCACCGGGGGTGCTGGGGGCACTGGAACCGCCGCGGGTACCGGTGGTGAGGGCGGTGACGGCGGTAACGCAGGAGCTGGTGGGGCTGGCGGTGAAGGCGGGGCTGCCGGGATCGGGTCACACGATGGCAGCGTCGGCGCCAACGGTGCCAGCGGCACCGCAGGAAACGGCGGTATGGGCGGCACCGGCGGCACCGGGGCTGCCGCCACCGTGGGTGAACTCAGTGCTGGCACTGGCGGGAGCGGCGGCGCTGGTGGGGAGGGTGTCGTCGGTGGCACCGGCGGCACCGGGGGGGTGGGCGGTGCCAACGCCACAATCGGCGGCACCGGTGGCACAGGCGGCGCCGGCGGTACCGGGGGTGCTGGTACCGTGACCGCGGGCAGTGGTGGTACCGGCGGAGCCGGCGGTGAGGCAACCGGATCACTTGGTATCGGCGGGACCGGCGGCACCGGTGGTACGGGTGCTGCCGGTGCGGCTGGTCAGGTCGGCGGCGCCGGTGGTACCGGCGGCGCCGGCGGTGACGCCACAACCGTAACGGGCACCGCTAGTATCGGCGGCACCGGCGGCACCGGCGGCACCGGCGGTGTCGGCGGCACCGGAACCACGCACGGCGCCGATGGTGGTATGGGCGGTCAAGGCGGTATGGGTGGCACCGGTGGTATCGGCGGCACCGGTGGTACGGGCGGTACCGGCGGGGCTGGTGGTAACGCCACCGAGTCCAGCGGTATCGGCGGCACCGGCGGCACGGGTGGCACCGGGGGCACCGGAGGAACCGGTGACGGTGTGGCCGGGACGGCCGGCTCGCCTGGTGCGCACGGTGCGACACCCGCCGGCCCCACCGGCGGGGCCGGTGGGGCCGGCGGCGCCGGCGGGACCGGCGGCAGCTAA
- a CDS encoding WS/DGAT/MGAT family O-acyltransferase, translating into MELISPVDAMFLLFESREHPMHAGGLQLFEPPEGADSEFVGEIYDDMIARQDVQPAFRKRPATIFGGIANLGWTYDEDIDIDYHVRRSALPAPGRVRDLLVLTSRLHSSLLDRHRPLWELHLVEGLNDGRFAIYTKFHHALIDGVSALRLMQRALSADPRDRQLRTVWTLPRQEPRPGTSSRLQSLIRTAETVAALGPSTLRLTRAALWEQQLTLPFAAPRTMFNVKIGGARRCAAQSWSLDRVKNVKRAAGVTVNDVVLAMCAGALRYYLAEHNALPDTPLIAMVPVSLRSADESDSGGNRVGTLLCNLGTHTSDPAKRLETIGASMRRSKTVFAELPRIQALAVSAFTIAPLGLAAIPGFVSSAPPPFNIVISNVPGPAEPMYCRGARLDGNYPLSIALDGQALNITVVNNADNLDFGLVGCRRSVPHLQRLLVHLETSLSDLERATGV; encoded by the coding sequence ATGGAATTGATCTCGCCCGTCGACGCGATGTTCCTGCTGTTCGAATCGCGCGAGCACCCAATGCATGCGGGCGGCCTGCAGCTGTTCGAGCCGCCGGAGGGGGCGGACTCGGAGTTCGTCGGCGAGATCTATGACGACATGATCGCCCGCCAGGACGTTCAGCCCGCATTCCGCAAGCGTCCCGCGACGATCTTCGGCGGAATCGCCAACCTGGGCTGGACCTACGACGAGGACATCGACATCGACTACCACGTGCGCCGATCCGCCCTGCCCGCGCCAGGGCGGGTGCGCGATCTGCTGGTGCTGACGTCCCGCCTGCACAGCAGCCTGCTCGACCGCCACCGCCCGCTGTGGGAACTGCATCTGGTCGAGGGGCTCAACGACGGCCGCTTCGCGATCTACACCAAGTTCCACCACGCCCTGATCGACGGTGTGTCGGCGTTGCGGCTGATGCAGCGCGCGCTGTCGGCTGACCCCCGGGACCGCCAGCTGCGAACGGTATGGACTCTGCCGCGGCAGGAGCCGCGTCCGGGCACCTCGTCCCGGTTGCAGTCGCTCATCCGGACGGCGGAAACTGTTGCGGCACTGGGCCCGTCGACACTGCGCCTGACGCGTGCGGCGCTGTGGGAGCAACAGCTGACCCTGCCGTTCGCGGCGCCCCGCACCATGTTCAACGTCAAGATCGGGGGAGCCCGCCGCTGCGCGGCCCAGTCTTGGTCGCTGGACCGGGTCAAAAATGTCAAGCGGGCAGCTGGGGTGACTGTCAACGACGTCGTGCTGGCCATGTGTGCAGGCGCGCTGCGCTACTACCTGGCTGAACACAACGCGCTGCCGGACACACCGTTGATCGCGATGGTCCCGGTCAGCCTGCGTTCCGCGGACGAGTCCGACAGCGGCGGCAACCGGGTGGGAACGCTGCTGTGCAATCTGGGCACCCACACCAGCGACCCCGCGAAACGGCTGGAGACGATCGGCGCGTCAATGCGCCGCAGTAAGACCGTGTTCGCCGAGTTGCCGCGCATCCAGGCGCTGGCAGTGTCGGCGTTTACGATCGCGCCGCTGGGCCTGGCCGCCATTCCCGGGTTCGTCTCCTCGGCGCCACCGCCGTTCAATATCGTTATCTCCAACGTGCCGGGACCGGCTGAGCCGATGTATTGCCGGGGTGCACGGCTGGACGGCAACTACCCGCTGTCCATCGCCCTGGACGGGCAGGCGCTGAACATCACCGTGGTCAACAACGCCGACAACCTCGATTTCGGCCTCGTTGGATGCCGGCGCAGTGTGCCGCACCTGCAGCGGCTACTGGTGCATCTGGAAACGTCGCTGAGCGACCTCGAACGCGCGACCGGGGTGTAG
- a CDS encoding NUDIX domain-containing protein translates to MPKLSAGVLAYRVCGGVVEVLIAHPGGPFWAHRDDGAWSIPKGEYTPGEDPWVAAQREFAEEIGLPVPCGPHIDLGALKQPGGKVVTVFAVPADLDIADAHSNTVELEWPTGSGRMRQFPEVDRVGWFPVAVARTKLVKGQVAFLDRLMAQPALAGLQESD, encoded by the coding sequence ATGCCCAAACTCAGCGCGGGTGTGCTGGCATATCGGGTCTGCGGCGGCGTCGTCGAAGTGCTCATCGCACATCCGGGCGGCCCGTTCTGGGCGCACAGGGACGACGGCGCGTGGTCGATCCCCAAAGGCGAATACACCCCCGGCGAAGATCCGTGGGTGGCCGCGCAGCGCGAGTTCGCCGAGGAGATCGGACTACCCGTGCCGTGTGGGCCGCACATCGACCTCGGCGCGCTGAAACAACCCGGCGGCAAGGTCGTCACCGTGTTCGCCGTGCCCGCTGATCTCGACATCGCCGACGCGCACAGCAACACCGTCGAACTCGAGTGGCCCACGGGGTCCGGGCGGATGCGACAGTTCCCCGAGGTCGATCGGGTCGGTTGGTTTCCGGTGGCCGTGGCCCGTACCAAGCTGGTCAAGGGCCAGGTGGCTTTCTTGGATCGATTGATGGCGCAGCCAGCTTTGGCGGGCCTGCAGGAAAGCGACTGA
- a CDS encoding haloalkane dehalogenase — MQTLRTPDRCFMDIPQFPYPPKYCELPDGDGGTLRVAWVEDGPDDADPILMLHGEPSWSFLYRKMIPILVAAGHRVVCPDLVGFGRSDKPTRREDHTYARHVEWMRAVAFDVLELHRVTLVGQDWGGLIGLRLAAEHPERFSRIVVANTGLPTGDRPMPKIWWRFRETIQNLPTIEVGRFVAAGCRRPMSDAVRAAYDAPFPDDAYCAGPRAMPGLVPTSPDDPAAAANRAAWAALCASPIPMLVAFSDGDPITGAMAPIFQREMRGAQGIDHPVVHDAGHFLQEDAGEELAGYIVEFLRRY; from the coding sequence ATGCAGACATTGCGAACACCTGACCGCTGTTTCATGGACATTCCCCAATTCCCTTATCCGCCAAAGTATTGCGAACTACCAGACGGTGATGGTGGAACGTTGCGGGTGGCGTGGGTCGAGGATGGCCCGGACGACGCCGACCCGATCCTGATGCTGCACGGCGAGCCGTCGTGGTCTTTTTTGTACCGCAAGATGATTCCGATACTGGTCGCCGCCGGGCACCGTGTCGTCTGCCCGGATCTGGTCGGCTTCGGCCGCTCCGACAAACCAACCCGACGAGAGGACCACACCTATGCCCGCCATGTCGAATGGATGCGGGCCGTGGCGTTCGACGTGCTCGAGCTGCACCGGGTGACCCTGGTCGGGCAGGACTGGGGCGGGCTGATCGGGTTGCGGCTGGCCGCTGAGCACCCCGAACGGTTCAGCCGGATCGTCGTCGCCAACACCGGGCTGCCGACCGGCGACCGGCCGATGCCAAAGATCTGGTGGCGATTCCGCGAGACCATCCAGAACCTGCCGACGATCGAGGTCGGGCGGTTCGTGGCGGCGGGGTGCCGACGGCCGATGAGCGATGCGGTGCGCGCCGCCTACGACGCACCCTTCCCCGACGACGCCTACTGCGCCGGACCACGTGCCATGCCGGGTCTGGTGCCGACCTCACCCGACGATCCGGCCGCAGCCGCGAACCGCGCAGCGTGGGCGGCGCTGTGCGCGAGCCCGATACCGATGCTGGTCGCGTTCAGCGACGGTGATCCCATCACCGGGGCGATGGCGCCGATCTTTCAGCGTGAGATGCGCGGTGCTCAGGGAATCGATCACCCTGTGGTACACGATGCCGGCCACTTCCTGCAAGAGGACGCCGGCGAAGAACTCGCCGGCTATATCGTGGAGTTTCTGCGCCGGTATTGA
- a CDS encoding ATP-dependent DNA ligase, producing MNGMDLPVQPPVEPMLARAVAEVPDEPGEWCYEPKWDGFRVLVFRDGGEVLLHSRNGRQLDRYFPELVEALRTEVAPRCVLDGEVVVPREIGGRVRLDWASLCQRIHPAASRITLLADQTPAHFIGFDALASGTESLMNAPFGVRRQALTELVIEKQWCHVTRVTEDPQLGAHWLTTFEGAGLDGVIAKRLAGPYLPGKRAMVKVKHVRDADCVAIGYRIHKSGQGVGSILLGLYRDDGQLQMVGGAASFTAKDRLKLLAELEPLRIGDDVVYQGVPSRWSSTADKRWIPVRPEKVAEVAYDQMEGQRFRHTAHFVRWRPDRAPQSCTFDQLDVPLHYDLSDVLES from the coding sequence ATGAACGGCATGGACCTGCCCGTACAGCCACCGGTCGAACCCATGCTGGCCAGGGCGGTCGCCGAGGTCCCTGACGAGCCCGGCGAATGGTGCTACGAACCGAAATGGGACGGTTTCCGCGTCCTGGTGTTTCGCGACGGCGGCGAGGTGCTCTTGCACTCGCGTAACGGCAGGCAGCTGGACCGCTACTTCCCGGAGCTGGTGGAGGCGTTACGCACGGAGGTGGCACCACGGTGTGTGTTGGACGGCGAAGTCGTCGTGCCCCGTGAGATTGGCGGCCGGGTCCGGTTGGATTGGGCGTCGCTTTGCCAACGAATTCATCCTGCGGCGAGCCGCATCACGTTGCTCGCCGACCAGACGCCTGCGCATTTCATCGGGTTCGACGCGCTGGCCAGCGGGACGGAGTCGTTGATGAACGCGCCGTTTGGCGTCCGTCGACAAGCGTTGACAGAGTTGGTTATCGAAAAGCAGTGGTGCCATGTCACCCGCGTTACCGAAGACCCCCAGCTCGGCGCGCACTGGCTGACGACCTTCGAGGGAGCCGGCCTGGATGGGGTCATCGCCAAACGTCTTGCCGGACCCTATCTTCCCGGGAAACGCGCGATGGTGAAGGTCAAACACGTGCGCGATGCCGATTGTGTGGCAATCGGCTACCGGATTCACAAAAGCGGCCAAGGTGTCGGCTCGATCCTGCTGGGCCTCTACCGCGATGACGGGCAACTGCAGATGGTCGGCGGTGCAGCGTCATTCACTGCGAAAGATCGGCTGAAGCTGCTTGCCGAGCTTGAACCACTGCGCATCGGCGACGACGTGGTCTACCAGGGCGTGCCCAGCCGGTGGAGTTCGACCGCGGACAAGCGATGGATCCCGGTGCGGCCGGAGAAGGTCGCCGAAGTCGCCTACGACCAGATGGAGGGCCAACGATTCCGGCACACCGCGCATTTCGTGCGCTGGCGGCCTGACCGGGCCCCGCAAAGCTGCACTTTCGACCAGCTGGACGTGCCGCTGCATTACGACCTCTCCGATGTCTTGGAGTCGTAA
- the ligD gene encoding non-homologous end-joining DNA ligase: MAATAEIIEVDGISVRVTHPDRLYFPRLGSRGTKRHLVQYYRAVASGPMMAALRDRPTHLQRFPDGIEGEEIYQKRVPVHHPDYVKTCRVTFPSGRTADALKVTHPAAIVWAAQMGTITLHPWPVRCPDTEHPDELRVDLDPQPGVGFGQAAAVAVDVLRPLLDELGLVGYPKTSGGRGVHVFLRIATEWDFVEVRRAGIALAREVERRAPDTVTTSWWKEERGKRIFIDFNQNARDRTMAAAYSVRSTPIATVSTPLTWDELADADPDDYTMATVPDLVNQRADPWSGMDAVKQSISPLLAMADADAARGLGDLPYPPNYPKMPGEPKRVQPSRDADLTRRNRRK, translated from the coding sequence ATGGCGGCTACCGCTGAGATCATCGAGGTCGACGGTATCTCGGTGCGGGTGACCCATCCGGATCGGCTGTATTTTCCCAGACTGGGATCCAGGGGGACGAAACGCCACCTCGTGCAGTATTACCGGGCTGTCGCCTCAGGGCCCATGATGGCCGCGCTGCGCGACCGGCCCACCCATCTGCAGCGCTTCCCCGACGGCATCGAGGGCGAGGAAATCTATCAAAAGCGGGTTCCGGTCCACCATCCCGACTATGTGAAAACCTGCCGGGTGACATTCCCGTCGGGCCGCACAGCCGATGCGCTGAAGGTGACTCACCCGGCAGCCATCGTATGGGCGGCACAGATGGGCACGATCACGCTGCACCCGTGGCCGGTGCGCTGCCCGGACACCGAGCATCCCGACGAACTGCGGGTCGATCTGGATCCACAGCCCGGCGTCGGATTCGGGCAGGCCGCCGCCGTCGCGGTCGACGTGCTGCGCCCGCTGCTGGACGAGCTCGGTCTGGTCGGATACCCGAAGACGTCCGGCGGTCGGGGGGTGCATGTGTTCTTGCGGATCGCCACCGAGTGGGATTTCGTCGAGGTGCGCCGGGCCGGTATCGCCCTGGCCCGAGAGGTGGAGCGGCGCGCACCCGACACGGTGACCACGTCGTGGTGGAAAGAGGAACGCGGTAAGCGAATCTTCATCGACTTCAACCAGAACGCCCGCGACCGCACCATGGCGGCGGCATATTCGGTGCGCAGCACCCCGATCGCCACGGTGTCGACACCGTTGACCTGGGACGAACTGGCCGATGCCGACCCGGACGACTACACCATGGCCACCGTGCCGGACCTGGTGAACCAGCGCGCGGATCCCTGGTCCGGTATGGACGCGGTGAAGCAGTCGATCTCACCGCTGTTGGCGATGGCCGACGCTGACGCAGCGCGTGGTCTGGGTGACCTGCCTTATCCCCCGAATTACCCGAAGATGCCGGGCGAACCGAAACGTGTGCAGCCGAGCCGGGACGCCGACTTGACCAGAAGAAACAGGCGGAAATGA
- a CDS encoding sensor domain-containing protein: MAEGSLKGFLLNPEQINTAMGATDMTVTKNHVAMSDDSTTMTPRECLAIDGAAQAQVYAGSGFMAVRDQTLQEGDNFAHYAEQAVVLFPSAKQARAFFSASAQQWPACHHYTHVQSQSEWTVGAISHTNDTLSTIATQQNPKPPGWACGRALAVRNNVIVDVNTCSADPKNSALDIANQIAAKVPH; the protein is encoded by the coding sequence GTGGCGGAAGGCTCGCTCAAAGGGTTCCTGCTCAATCCCGAGCAGATCAATACCGCCATGGGGGCAACGGACATGACGGTGACGAAAAACCACGTCGCGATGTCCGACGACAGCACGACGATGACGCCCAGAGAGTGCCTGGCGATCGACGGCGCGGCGCAGGCCCAGGTGTATGCGGGTAGCGGTTTCATGGCCGTCCGTGATCAGACACTGCAGGAAGGTGATAACTTTGCTCACTACGCCGAGCAAGCGGTGGTGTTGTTTCCCTCCGCCAAACAAGCCCGCGCCTTTTTCAGTGCTTCAGCGCAACAATGGCCGGCCTGCCATCACTACACCCATGTGCAGTCCCAATCGGAGTGGACCGTGGGGGCGATATCGCACACCAACGACACGCTGAGCACTATCGCGACCCAGCAGAACCCTAAGCCCCCGGGCTGGGCTTGCGGACGGGCGCTGGCCGTCAGAAACAACGTCATTGTCGACGTCAACACCTGCAGCGCCGATCCGAAGAACTCGGCGCTCGACATCGCCAACCAGATCGCCGCCAAAGTGCCCCATTAG
- a CDS encoding cutinase family protein, with protein MSARSISRILAVAIVMSAALPGALVNTPRAWAEPCPDSEVVFARGTGEPPGVGGVGQAFIDSLRSQVPGRSIGVYPVNYPATNDYLNSALAGADDASAHIKDMVASCPNTRLVLGGYSQGAGVIDLATNSMPAGVADHVAAVALFGNPESAYAKSLAGGQLPAISAVYRPKTIDSCIPSDIICDDSGNMVAHLLYVPDMTNQAATFTASRLGSSAA; from the coding sequence ATGAGCGCACGCAGCATCTCCCGTATCCTCGCCGTGGCGATCGTGATGTCGGCAGCACTACCGGGCGCCCTCGTCAATACGCCGAGGGCATGGGCCGAGCCTTGCCCGGACAGTGAAGTGGTGTTTGCTCGCGGTACGGGCGAGCCGCCCGGCGTCGGAGGTGTCGGTCAGGCGTTCATCGATTCGCTGCGATCCCAAGTTCCCGGGCGGTCTATCGGCGTCTACCCGGTCAACTACCCCGCCACCAACGACTACCTGAACAGTGCGTTGGCCGGCGCCGACGATGCCAGCGCCCACATCAAGGACATGGTCGCAAGCTGTCCCAACACCAGATTGGTACTGGGCGGGTATTCACAGGGCGCGGGTGTGATTGACCTGGCCACCAACTCCATGCCCGCCGGGGTGGCTGATCACGTCGCCGCGGTAGCGCTGTTCGGCAATCCGGAAAGCGCATACGCCAAGTCGCTGGCGGGCGGCCAGCTTCCTGCCATCAGCGCCGTGTACCGCCCGAAAACCATCGACTCGTGCATTCCCAGCGACATCATCTGCGACGACAGTGGGAATATGGTCGCGCACCTTTTATATGTTCCCGACATGACAAACCAGGCCGCGACGTTCACCGCGAGTCGTCTGGGATCCTCGGCGGCATAG
- a CDS encoding NAD(P)H-dependent amine dehydrogenase family protein — protein sequence MPNTYRVVQWTTGNVGKSSVQAIATHPGLELVGCYAWSPDKVGRDVGELCGIAPLGVTATDDVEALLALKPDCVVYNPMWIDVDELVRILSAGVNVVATASFITGHNLGADRERITQACRKGNSTMFGSGVSPGFAELLAMVSAMVCDRIDKVTVNEAADTTFYDSPATELPVGFGKPIDHPDLPAMTAQGTAVFGEAVRLVGDALGIELDQVRCQAEYARTTADLDLGSWTIAAGCVAGVYASWQGLVGDKTVVELNVRWRKGQTLDPDWKIDQDGWVIQIDGRPTVRTAVSFLPPPDFQAETIADFMVLGHIMTAMPTINAIPAVVAAAPGIVTYTDLPLTLPRGLVPS from the coding sequence ATGCCAAACACCTATCGGGTTGTTCAGTGGACCACCGGAAACGTCGGGAAGAGCTCAGTGCAGGCGATCGCTACCCATCCGGGCCTTGAGTTGGTCGGCTGTTATGCCTGGTCGCCGGACAAGGTTGGCCGTGACGTGGGCGAACTATGCGGAATAGCGCCGCTGGGTGTCACCGCTACTGACGATGTCGAGGCACTGCTGGCGCTCAAACCGGACTGCGTGGTCTACAACCCGATGTGGATCGATGTTGACGAGCTGGTGCGCATCTTGTCGGCGGGTGTCAACGTGGTGGCCACCGCCTCGTTCATCACCGGGCATAACCTGGGCGCCGACCGGGAGCGCATCACCCAAGCCTGCCGCAAAGGCAACTCGACGATGTTCGGATCCGGCGTCAGCCCGGGGTTTGCCGAGCTGCTGGCCATGGTCTCGGCGATGGTATGCGATCGGATCGACAAGGTGACGGTCAACGAGGCTGCCGACACCACCTTTTACGACTCACCGGCGACCGAGCTGCCCGTGGGTTTCGGCAAGCCGATTGATCACCCCGATTTACCGGCGATGACCGCGCAGGGGACCGCGGTATTCGGCGAAGCAGTGCGGCTGGTGGGCGACGCGCTGGGTATCGAGCTGGACCAGGTGCGCTGCCAAGCCGAGTATGCGCGCACCACCGCCGATCTCGACCTGGGATCGTGGACCATCGCTGCGGGATGTGTGGCCGGTGTCTACGCCAGCTGGCAAGGTCTGGTTGGCGACAAGACTGTGGTGGAACTCAACGTCCGGTGGCGTAAAGGACAAACACTGGACCCCGACTGGAAGATCGACCAGGACGGGTGGGTGATCCAGATCGACGGCCGCCCGACGGTGCGCACCGCCGTCAGCTTCCTGCCTCCGCCCGACTTCCAGGCGGAGACGATCGCCGATTTCATGGTGCTCGGTCACATCATGACGGCGATGCCCACCATCAACGCCATACCCGCCGTCGTCGCCGCCGCCCCGGGTATCGTCACCTACACCGATCTGCCGCTGACACTTCCGCGTGGACTCGTCCCGTCCTGA